The segment CCCAATCTAAAGGCATGTTCTCACGCGTTACTCACCCGTCCGCCACTATCTCCGAAGAGACCGTTCGACTTGCATGTGTTAAGCATACCGCCAGCGTTCATCCTGAGCCAGGATCAAACTCTCCATAGTAAATAGAGTAAGCTTGTAGCTCAATTCAGTAATTTATCCGGTTACCTTTCCGGTTCCTAACTCGTTAGGAACATTTTCTTGACGAAGGCTTTCCTTTCTCTGGCTTCTAAACTATTCTGTTTTATAGGTTCAGTTTCTCGCAGATGAAGCTGAGTCCGCTTTCGCTCGCTCTTCCCTCACCCGCGCTTTGATAATATAGCGGGATAACCTACAGGGTGTCAACTCCTTTTTTCAATTCGTTCTCAACTGCCCGCAGAATGAGGTTTTGGGCGACAATAGGCAAGTGATTTTTGTCGCTGAGGGCTAGGGAACGTGAATTTTCAGTCTGTGATTTCGACGCTCAATCAGTTTTGGGCGGAGCGGGGATGTTTGGTGGTGCAACCTTACGATACGGAGAAGGGGGCAGGTACGAAGAGTCCGCATACGTTTTTGAGAGCGATCGGGCCTGAGCCTTGGGCGGTTGCCTATGTGGAACCTTGTCGTCGTCCGGGAGATGGGCGGTATGGGGAGAATCCGAATCGGGTGCAACATTATTATCAGTATCAAGTGCTGATTAAGCCATCGCCTGACAATATTCAAGAGATTTATTTAGAGTCGCTGAAGGCGTTGGGGATTTCGCCGGAGGATCACGATATTCGGTTTGTGGAGGATAACTGGGAGGATGCGGCGGTTGGCGCTTGGGGAGTCGGTTGGGAAGTTTGGTTGGATGGTATGGAGGTGACGCAGTTCACTTATTTCCAACAGTGTGGAGGATTGGATTGCCGTCCGGTTTCGATCGAGATTACATATGGTCTGGAACGACTGACGATGTATCTACAAGGGGTGAACTCGATTTTCGATATTCAATGGAATGATGAGATCACTTATGGTGATGTGCATCTGCAAGGGGAAATTGAGTGTTCGACTTATAATTTTGAGGCATCGAATCCGGAACTCTTGTTTACGCTGTTTAAGTTGTTTGAGCAGGAGGCGGAGCAGTTGATGCAGCGTGGGTTGGTGTTGCCTGCTTACGATCAGGTGCTAAAGTGCTCGCACACGTTTAATTTGCTGGATGCGCGTGGGGTGATTTCGGTGACGGAACGGGCGCGATATATTGGGCGCGTGCGGAATTTGGCGCGGCAGGTGGCGCAGCTTTATTTGAAACAGCGGGAGAAGTTAGGGTTTCCGCTGTTGAAAAGGGAGAAGGTTGAGGCGGTTTAAAGGGAAAAAGATAGAGCGATCGCACTCTACAAATCTGCGATCGCTCTATCACTGACTGCAGATTCAGTGTCGCGGATAAGGTGGGCAATAGGGCAATAGAAAAGAACTATGTGCAACAAGAGCTTCTGAATCCGGAGTAATTCAAACTATGTCGTCTACATCAAGTCTTAAATTTGCGATGTCTACAATATCTGGCATCACTTGATCTTTTGCATGCCTAAAAAGATTGGGTAATGCGTCAGGATAAGGTGGGATAGATTGCGATATCATGCCACGTCCAAGTCCAAGTGGACAGTCCTGCTCGCTGTGAGACGGTGGATCGAAACCGACGATGCTGCTAAATCCAATTGAAATCGCTCCCAACTAACGAGTCGTCACCTTTGTCTGTTTCCAAACCTTGCAAAACTTACTCTGCTGTCGATGCGAGCGTTCAGTCTGTTGTCGAACATTTCCATTCGTGCATTCTGATCGTTGTGCTTTGTCTTTGCTGATGTGATGCTATTCAGGTGGCAAAGTCCGCTCATATCCGCTCCGAATTGTTGCATTTAGTAGCTTATGTGAAGCAACATAGCCCGCTTTCTCAACGCTCGTAATGATTGAAAGCAACGCATGAAGATGTTTTTCGCCGCATTCCAGAGACATTTTCAGTCAGGAAAAAGAGCCGTTGCTTATCTTTCAGAATCCGAACATACTCTAGAAAAAGCTGACTTCTTGCATCCTCGATTCCTGTCTATGTTCCGGCTTCACTCCAGCTTTGACAAAGAGGTTCTTCAAATAATTCCAACACACTCAGGAATATCATCGGAAGGAATGCTGCTGATATCACGCCTATCTAGAACGGTTTCAGGATAATTTTTTTTCGTAAGTTTCCCAAATACTCTTATCGAACTCATTTGCCCAAATCGTCTGAAATCCAGGTTGGTTAAATCCTAAATCTAAGTCCCCACAACCTGGAAATAGAGAACCGATCGTGCTTGATAGGTGCAGCCCATCGTTCGGTCTAACCAAAATAGACCTTACGCAAGCTCAGAATAATAGTTTAAAGGGGCAGGACTAGATTCGCTGCTTGATCAGCGCAAATCCGAAAACTTTTTGAGTATAGGGAGGGATGCGTCACACCAATCCATTAGAATGATCAATCTGTGGAAAACTTGGAAAAGTTTTTCATGCACTACTCACTCTGCCTCTCGCACTCGTGTTATGCCCAAGGTTCTTGTTTCCGATCCAATCGATCAAGTTGGGATCGATATTTTGTCCCAAGTCGCTCAAGTAGATGTCAAAACTGATCTGAGTAAAGAGCAACTTGTCGAAGTGATTCCAGAATATGATGCGCTGATGATTCGCTCTGGAACGCGCGTAACTGCTGAGGTCATTGAGGCAGGACGCAATCTGAAAATTATTGGACGCGCTGGAGTTGGAGTCGATAATGTCGATGTTCCAGCCGCAACTCGCAAAGGAATTATTGTTGTCAACTCGCCCGAAGGTAATACGATCGCGGCAGCTGAACATACCCTAGCAATGATGCTATCGTTGTCTCGCTATATTCCCGAAGCGAATGCCAAGTTGAAACAAGGCAAATGGGATCGCAAAAGCTATACCGGGAACGAAGTTTATAACAAAACGTTAGGAGTCGTGGGGCTCGGTAAGATTGGCGCCCATGTCGCAACTGTGGCACGCGCAATGGGCATGAAGTTGCTGGCTTATGATCCATTTATTTCAGTGGAGCGTGCAGAACAACTGGGCTGTAGCTTAGTTGAACTCGATGTTTTGTTTCAATCGGCAGACTACATCACCCTGCACATTCCGAAAACGCCGGAAACTGCCAACCTGATTAATGCAGACTCGATCGCGAAAATGAAACCCAATGCGCGCATTATTAACTGTGCGCGAGGCGGAATTATCGATGAAACTGCGATCGCAGAAGCCCTCAAAGCTGGAAAAATTGCCGGAGCCGCGTTAGATGTATTCTCCAGCGAACCGTTAGGAGAATCGCCTCTCACGGCTTTGGGTAAGGAAATTGTCTTAACGCCACACTTGGGAGCCTCGACTGAAGAAGCTCAGGTCAATGTCGCGATCGACGTTGCAGAACAAATTCGGGATGTCTTACTTGGCGAACCTGCTCGATCGGCAGTCAACATTCCTGGACTGCGCCCTGACGTTTTAGAACAGTTGAAGCCCTACTTGCAGCTTGCGGAAACGCTCGGAAAGATGGTTGGGCAACTTGCCGGGGGACGTATTGAATCGCTCAATATTGGGCTGCGGGGAGATTTGGCAACCAATCAAAGCCAACCGATCGTGATTGCTGCGTTGAAAGGATTGTTATCTCCGGCATTGCAAGAGCGGGTGAACTATGTGAATGCCAGCATTGAAGCAAAAGAGCGAGGCATTCGAGTCGTTGAAACTCGCGATGCATCGATCAAAGACTATGCAGGTTCACTGCATCTTTCCGCAAAAGGCACACTGGGAGAACACTCTGTAACCGGAGCTTTGCTCGGAGATGATGAGATTCGGATCACGAGCATCAATGATTTTCCAGTCAACGTG is part of the Leptolyngbya boryana PCC 6306 genome and harbors:
- the glyQ gene encoding glycine--tRNA ligase subunit alpha encodes the protein MNFQSVISTLNQFWAERGCLVVQPYDTEKGAGTKSPHTFLRAIGPEPWAVAYVEPCRRPGDGRYGENPNRVQHYYQYQVLIKPSPDNIQEIYLESLKALGISPEDHDIRFVEDNWEDAAVGAWGVGWEVWLDGMEVTQFTYFQQCGGLDCRPVSIEITYGLERLTMYLQGVNSIFDIQWNDEITYGDVHLQGEIECSTYNFEASNPELLFTLFKLFEQEAEQLMQRGLVLPAYDQVLKCSHTFNLLDARGVISVTERARYIGRVRNLARQVAQLYLKQREKLGFPLLKREKVEAV
- a CDS encoding DNA cytosine methyltransferase; the protein is MEDARSQLFLEYVRILKDKQRLFFLTENVSGMRRKTSSCVAFNHYER
- a CDS encoding DNA cytosine methyltransferase, encoding MVRPNDGLHLSSTIGSLFPGCGDLDLGFNQPGFQTIWANEFDKSIWETYEKKLS
- the serA gene encoding phosphoglycerate dehydrogenase; amino-acid sequence: MPKVLVSDPIDQVGIDILSQVAQVDVKTDLSKEQLVEVIPEYDALMIRSGTRVTAEVIEAGRNLKIIGRAGVGVDNVDVPAATRKGIIVVNSPEGNTIAAAEHTLAMMLSLSRYIPEANAKLKQGKWDRKSYTGNEVYNKTLGVVGLGKIGAHVATVARAMGMKLLAYDPFISVERAEQLGCSLVELDVLFQSADYITLHIPKTPETANLINADSIAKMKPNARIINCARGGIIDETAIAEALKAGKIAGAALDVFSSEPLGESPLTALGKEIVLTPHLGASTEEAQVNVAIDVAEQIRDVLLGEPARSAVNIPGLRPDVLEQLKPYLQLAETLGKMVGQLAGGRIESLNIGLRGDLATNQSQPIVIAALKGLLSPALQERVNYVNASIEAKERGIRVVETRDASIKDYAGSLHLSAKGTLGEHSVTGALLGDDEIRITSINDFPVNVPPNRYMLFTLHRDMPGIIGRIGSLLGEFNVNIASMQVGRKIVRGDAVMVLSIDDPLPENIMNEIKQVAGIRDAYTVTL